In Methanonatronarchaeum sp. AMET-Sl, one genomic interval encodes:
- a CDS encoding NMD3-related protein: MMFCPSCGKEISGENRLCRECFLKNVDVVKLPDFVDVDVCVKCGAHREGDTWIDHEENQKLISAEMAVMSELHVHRLVEDLDIAIALDIDSDPIQGEVTVTGTIENKPIQTTLPTTVRIRDTSCERCNKASAGYFESVVQVRRPGMELSNQEINIIHKSALKLAERERIDERMSYISDVAETDGGFDIYTGTKQLGLKISKLIKKRYGGTYTQSGTLIGEKDGQKVYRTAYSLKLPPFRKGDIITVDQKPVGITGTGRTITGIELETGDQYRSDWKHMKDKEIKRIGNLQEVDKGVISMVSENVVQVVEPIEYTNVKLKRPSFIKKMDEGTEKGVFKHNKDYLLIPEKFTKTKSKTK, encoded by the coding sequence ATGATGTTTTGTCCTTCATGTGGTAAAGAAATCTCAGGCGAAAACAGGCTTTGTAGAGAATGTTTTTTAAAAAACGTTGATGTAGTCAAATTACCAGACTTTGTAGACGTAGATGTATGTGTCAAGTGTGGGGCACATAGAGAAGGTGATACATGGATAGACCATGAGGAAAACCAAAAACTAATTTCTGCAGAGATGGCAGTTATGTCTGAACTGCATGTGCATAGGCTAGTTGAAGACCTCGACATAGCTATAGCACTAGACATAGATAGCGACCCTATCCAGGGAGAGGTAACGGTTACGGGAACGATTGAAAACAAACCAATACAAACAACCCTCCCAACAACTGTTCGAATAAGAGACACCTCATGTGAGAGATGTAACAAAGCTTCAGCAGGATATTTTGAATCCGTAGTTCAAGTAAGAAGACCTGGAATGGAGTTATCCAACCAAGAAATAAACATAATCCATAAATCAGCATTAAAACTAGCTGAAAGAGAACGAATAGATGAAAGAATGTCCTATATATCAGATGTTGCAGAAACAGATGGTGGATTCGATATATACACCGGGACAAAACAACTGGGATTAAAGATATCGAAATTAATTAAAAAAAGATATGGCGGCACATACACCCAGTCAGGCACATTGATTGGTGAAAAAGATGGACAGAAAGTCTATAGAACAGCATACTCCCTAAAACTACCTCCATTCAGAAAAGGAGACATAATAACCGTAGATCAAAAACCAGTCGGGATAACCGGTACAGGCCGAACAATAACAGGGATCGAGCTTGAAACAGGAGACCAATACCGAAGCGACTGGAAACACATGAAGGACAAGGAAATAAAGAGAATCGGGAACCTCCAAGAGGTGGATAAAGGAGTAATCTCAATGGTTTCAGAAAACGTAGTACAGGTCGTTGAACCAATCGAGTATACAAACGTAAAACTAAAAAGACCATCCTTCATTAAAAAAATGGATGAAGGAACAGAAAAAGGAGTATTCAAACACAATAAAGACTATTTATTAATCCCAGAGAAATTTACCAAAACAAAATCCAAAACTAAATAA